The region GGGTTAGTTGTGATTTTGTTCACTCTTGCATCTGCAGCCCTTAGAACAGCGCGGGTCGCagaaggcactcaataaatggtgtccaattatttttttcccGCAATACGTTTAATGGAATAGTCCAGATTATTAGTGCCTGGTAAGAAAGATGGCCTGACCCCTTCCCGCTAAGGGTGTGTGGGGGCATCCCGTGCCTCAGTTTCACCGGCCCGAAAATGGGCTCTCTAAAACCTACTTCTGAGTCTCCTCAGAAGAATTCGGAATGATCGGATTTGGTCACTAAGGCGAGGGCGGAGGGTCGGGACTGCGGATTGAGTTTGGCTGCCGGCGGGGCCGCCCCGACCTCTCCCGTCAGGCTCCGCCCCCGGTGGGCGGAGCCACGGCCTGGCCAGCACGTGTAAAAGTTCGCGGCGGGTCGCTGCAGCCACTCACCTGAGCGCCTCGCTCCGAGCGTGCAGCGCCCGCGCGTCCTCCACCGCCAGGCCGCCCGCTCGCCCGGCCCGCGACTCATGTCCCGCCGCAAGGCCGGCAGCACGCCCCGCCGTGTAGACCCCGCGCCAGCCGCCAGCTCAGACGACGGGATGGAGATGTCCGACCTCGTCATCGAAATGAAGCCCGACCCAGACGTGCGGCCCCTGCAGGCCTTGGGGCCGGGGCCCTTCTCCCCGAGGGAGGTGTCGGCGCCGGGGCGTTTCGGAGGCGAGCCCCGCTACTCTCCCGGCTCTGTGCCTGCCGGGGCCACCCTCCCCGCCCTCGGGGTGCGGAACCAGTGGGCTCTGTGGACGCTGACCCCGAACCCTTCCGGTGAGCTCCTGGGGTAGCCCTCCTTATCTGTGGCCCCCAAGTGGGACCCCTGCCCTGCGCATGGGCCCATGGGACAGCCTCATCGCCTTAGCTGCGTCCTGGTCCCAGCCCCCTTCTGACCTTCGGGTTTCCCCTCTCCCTCGGAACCCCCGGCCCCCATCCTGGCCCCACCCCGCGCTCACCACCCGCTTCCTCCCTGCAGACCGCCAGCCCTGGACCGACAAACACCCAGATCTGTTGACCTGCGGCCGCTGCCTGCAGACCTTCCCGTTGGAGGCTATCACTGCCTTCATGGACCATAAGAAGTTGGGCTGTCAGCTCTTCAgaggccccagcccctgcctgggcTCAGGTGAGTAACGACAGGCTCAGTCTCCCTCTGAAGTTCAAGGGCTCGGCTTCCTGCGGGAGAGGGGCTGAGGTGGACAAGCAGGGCACTGAGCATTACTTCCCTTTTCTCGCTCCCCACCGGGCGCAGCCTAGGCGTGGCCAGGGCCTGCCCGTCCTAGGGCAGGGACTAGAGGTGGgagggggtggggcgggggctgGGCAGGGAAGGAGGGCGGCCCACAGGGTGTGGCCAGCCCCAGAAAACTGGCCTGGGGATTTGCCACACACCCCCAATCTGGTTTCACTTCTCCTTCCCCTTGGACAGAAATAACTGGCCAGGTGGCTGGACCAGGGTGGCAGTAGAGGGACCTCTTGGGAGGGCagtggcctgggggaggggcttGGAGACCAGCTGGAAGGAGAGGCTTGCCATTCCCTTCCATTTCTTCATCACTGTTGATCAAGGTGCTGGGACAGTTGTTCAGAGCTAGGGAAGGGGCTTCTCTCTTGGTGCCATGGTGGAATCTCCCAGTAATCCGGGCTGGGAAGCCCCTGGTTTGAGCCATTGGCAAGACACCTAGTGTCCTTCTCTTGAGGGAATTAACACCCTCTGAGGATTCCTAAGTTTGTGGCTGTGGGATTCATTCAAACCTATGAATTTATAGCCTCCAGCCAATGTCCTAGTTGGACTTGGGAAGTGGAATTATATTCAAGGCTGGGCCTGAGACAGTGGCTGGTGGGAGAGAGGAGGCGGGGCTTTGTGATGGTTTTAGTTTGCAGCCTGAGGGTGGTCTGGTGGGAGAGCGCAGGGCTCTCATGAACTCCCCGGAATGATGCTTGGACTCCTGATTGTGGGCACCTTGGTATCCTAGGCTGGATTAATGTTTGAGGGCCTGTATGGACCAAAGCTCTCAACTGTCTCATATTTAAGGTCACAAAACCCTGGAAGGGAGGGAATCCCTAGGATCCCCAGTTAGTAGCTgaagaaacaggctcagagagggtaTGTTTAGCTCAAGGTCACTCATCCAGTTAGCAGAGAAGTCTGAATTTGACTCCAGTCAGgctgagcctcccaagtcaatGCTGTTGACTTTAACACTGGTCCAGAAAGGCCACCCCATCCAAAACTGTCTATAGGAtttgaaaaatctaaaactaaGTACATCTAGAAAGTGTCCACTTTATAATACCCAGTGGGTCTAGAGAAAACCTTATAGGGGTCCATGCAACGGACAGGAGGGTTCCGTCCCCTCATCCATGGGACGGAACGTCCCTAAGCATGGAGCCTGGAACAGAGAAGCCCCCTTAGTAATCAAGAACTGTTATTAAATcaagtctttaaaaaagaaaaaaaacaacggTTTTCCACCCCTGACCCCACTGCCCAGATTTCTGATTAAAATCCTAGTTCCACCCTTTCCAAGCTGTGTGACATTGGGGGCAATGTCTATTTTAGAGGTTGTCTCCTGTCCTGAAGGAAAGTTTTGAGTGAGCTGAGCCCTGGCACAGCACCTAGCACATAGAAATGTTCGCTGAATTTGgtcacctttttttcccctcgggagctgggatagaacccaggaccttgggagtgctaggcaagtgcactcccactgagctacatctgtagACCCTAGTGTATCCCATACAACATTCCCCTCTGTCCTTCACTCTGACTGAAGTTTTTACCTTTTTCATCTTGCTGGAGATGCAGCTtggtgctagagcacttgcctttgTATGCAtgagggttccatccccagcaacacaaaaaataaatttcaattacCCAATCCTGGTGTACTTAGCACTCACTAGAGATTTTCCTTAAGGAGCTTCCTGGGGGTGCGGGTGGGGGGCTTCCATCTGTTACTGCAGAGTTCTTGTGCCTGGAGTAGAGCCTTTCCCATGAAGGGGTCTAGCTGGCTACTGTGACTTATAATCCTTGTATCCACCAGCACTGAcaccctgctcctccttctcttcttcagaACCCAAGGAGGTGAAGGCTTTGAGCTGTCTCCGCTGCGGCAGACAGTTCACAGGGGCCTGGAAATTGCTGCGTCATGCCCAGTGGGATCACGGACTATCCATCTACCAGACGGAATCGGAGGCCCCAGAGGCCCCCCTGCTAGGCCTGGCTGAGGTGGCTGCGGCCGTGTCAGCAGTGGTAGGGCCAGCAGCTGAGGCCAAGGTTTCACGTGTGAGTAGCCTCACCCGGCGGAGCCCCACCTGCTCAGTGTGCAAGAAGACCCTCAGCTCCTTCAGCAATCTTAAGGTGCACATGCGCTCACACACAGGTGAGCGTCCATACACCTGTGACCAGTGTCCTTATGCCTGCGCCCAGAGCAGCAAGCTCAACCGCCATAAGAAGACCCACCGGCAGCTGTCCCAGAGTCCCTCCTTGGCCGATGCTAGCCAGGATCAGGCTTCTGCAGCCCCTCCAGAGCCAGCTGCCCACGCTGCTGCCCCGGCCAGCACCCTCCGGTGCAGCAGTGGTGAGGGGGCTGGAGCCGCAGCTACTGCAGGTGTTCAGGAACCTGGGGCTCCTGGCAGTGGGGCTCAGGCAGGCCCAGGTGGGGGTGATTGGGGAGCTGTTGCCAAAGAACAGAGAACTGATCCTGCAAAGAGCCAGAAGATGTCACCTAAGAAGACCCCCAAATCTGCTGGCAAGAGCCGTGGGCCAGGGGGCAGCTGTGAGTTCTGCGGGAAACACTTCACCAACAGCAGCAACCTGACCGTGCACCGTCGCTCACACACTGGCGAGCGTCCCTACACCTGTGACCAGTGTCCCTATGCCTGTGCCCAAAGCAGCAAGCTCAACCGTCACCGTCGCATGCATGGCCTAGGGCCTGGTAGCACCCGCTTTGAGTGTCCACACTGCTGTGTGCCCTTTGGCCTGCGTGCTACCCTGGACAAACACCTGCGGCAGAAGCACCCCGAGGTGGGCGAGGTTGCCTGAGCATAAGAGTGCCCCCCACCAGCCTCTTGACACCTGTTGACACTGCCAACCTCCTTGTCCTTTCCTTTCTGCAAGTAAATCATACTACCCTGTTCACACCCAGGCACCTGGTCTCTGGCTTTCTTGGGGTGTCTAAGGTGGGGTGGGAAGGTTCTCCCCCTTGGGGATAGCTGGACAGACCGGTTTAGAGGAGGGGGGGTGAGGGGAAAGGCCAGCCCCCAGTGCCTGGGGCACAGCAGGACTGGCACAGAAAGCCGTGTTCCCGGTTCTTGGTATGGGTGAGGCCAGGGCAGCGAGGGCGGGGAGAGAGGCCTGGACCTGTCACCAGAGGCCCCTGGGCACAGAGTCCTGGCCCATCCTCCACATGGAGAGTGCTGGGTGGGTCCTCCAGGCCACACATGTGGGCAGAACTCTCCTACCGGCTCAGGCCCCCTGCCTAAGCAGGCCTCACTGGGTTCTGGAACACACAGCTGCCAGCTTTGTGTGCTTCAAAGTGGGGTTTGAAGGCCCTGCACCAACCCACAGATGACACACGGCCAGGTGAAGGGCATTAAAtaacatttgcttttatttcactAGAGAAAACCAGCAGCATCACAGCTTGAGTTCTGtgccccaccccctccctgtcccctatTCTTCTGCCTAATGTCGGTAATGGGGGCTTCGGGACCGAGACCTCGAGCGCCTGCAGAGAGAAATACAGTAGTGGGTAGGGGTGGGGGTCAGCAGGTCAGGACGCAGCTTTGCTGTGAGCATGTGCAGCAATGCCTGGACTAGGTGGTCTCCCGATCAATCAATGATGCCAGCAACCCCCATTCTAGGTTGCAGGATGGGGGAATAGGGGTGATGCCTCCCACCCAAGTACAAGAAAATAATTTCCCAGC is a window of Ictidomys tridecemlineatus isolate mIctTri1 chromosome 15, mIctTri1.hap1, whole genome shotgun sequence DNA encoding:
- the Znf296 gene encoding zinc finger protein 296 — encoded protein: MSRRKAGSTPRRVDPAPAASSDDGMEMSDLVIEMKPDPDVRPLQALGPGPFSPREVSAPGRFGGEPRYSPGSVPAGATLPALGVRNQWALWTLTPNPSDRQPWTDKHPDLLTCGRCLQTFPLEAITAFMDHKKLGCQLFRGPSPCLGSEPKEVKALSCLRCGRQFTGAWKLLRHAQWDHGLSIYQTESEAPEAPLLGLAEVAAAVSAVVGPAAEAKVSRVSSLTRRSPTCSVCKKTLSSFSNLKVHMRSHTGERPYTCDQCPYACAQSSKLNRHKKTHRQLSQSPSLADASQDQASAAPPEPAAHAAAPASTLRCSSGEGAGAAATAGVQEPGAPGSGAQAGPGGGDWGAVAKEQRTDPAKSQKMSPKKTPKSAGKSRGPGGSCEFCGKHFTNSSNLTVHRRSHTGERPYTCDQCPYACAQSSKLNRHRRMHGLGPGSTRFECPHCCVPFGLRATLDKHLRQKHPEVGEVA